The genome window CAGAACAGCTTAGAACGAGATAAGCAGGGGAATTTATTGTGGCCGGCTTTGATTTCCAAATTGTTTGGTTGGATATTGAGCGGGCTAGCTATTTCTATGGGGGCTGGTTTTTGGTTTGAGGCGCTCAACAAGATTATTAATATTCGCAATGCAGGGAAAAAACCGCCATCTTCCACAGAATCTTGAGCGGTGCAGTTGCGAGGCCCATCTACTAACTGTCATACCCTTTTAGATTTTAGATTTTAGATGGGGGAATGGCTCAAGACTATCGAGGTTTGAAGCACGGGCTGACAGTTGGATTCTTTTTTGAAAGTGGTATCACGGATAGGATATCGGATCGATGGGTAATTGCGCGTTTGCCGGAAGTCAGGGAAAACACGCAGAATATAAATTCCGTGCGATCGCGGATGGCAGTGCAGCAGAAATAGGGGAAACTAATAGATAGGTTAAATAAGAATGGGCGAAATAAACAAGGTCGCTGGCAGTTTCAGAAGCTCTGACTCCAAGGCTGTATCTACCGCTAAACACACTTTTGGAGGACGGAATATGTTGACTTCTTTAAGGGAAACGACTCGCGCCTGGGAATACGCAAATCCCCAATCCAAAAGCTTTGTAGTCCAGGACTCCAGTATTAATGAAGGTGGATATTTTGTTTCCAGAATTTTGGCTGGGGCATCTGACTGCATTGAGAAAATTACTTCGGCACTTCAAAAATATGCCTCTATCCTTGGAGAGATTGACAAAGTTCGCACAACTTCTGACAACCGCTCAAACCAACTGCAATTAGGCTTTGTTATCCTCAGTTCAGATTACCTAGAACCATACAAAAGTCAATTGCCAAAATCGCACAGTTGCCTGAGTAAAAACAGGGGACTTGGTTCCTGTTATGCCGATCGAGATAGCGATCCACTCAGCAACGGCGGTGGGCGCGATCGACTGTTTGCTAATTAAGGAGAGTAAGGAACCCCACGCTTAAAAGCGGAGGCTTTTGGGAAGTCCGGCTCGTTCCGAGCGGTGCAAGAAGAAAGCCCGAACCTTACCAGAGACAGGATTAGACCTACGTTTTTTGAGTCATGATACCGGAGAATGCGACGCTAGTTTTCCGCTCTATCGCTAAAAGTTAAACAGGCTCGGGCGGGGTTAAACCAGTGCTTTTGGCATAACAAGCTCATGAAACATTCTCGAAGCGAACTTTACCCAGCAATGGAGGACTTTGTGTCTAATTTCGTTTTTCTACTTGATATCCACAAACGACCGCTCAATCCAATTCGTCCAGGATTGGCTCGCAAATTGCTAACCACTGGCAAAGCTGCTGTTTTTAAAAGGTATCCATTCACACTCATTGCGCGACGTAGTTAAGCTACGTGTTCTGAGTGGAGAGCCTTCTCTCCCAACGGATTTCGTCCCGTTGTCCCCACGTAAAAGGGTCACGATACCCCGGTCACGTTAGTAGTAAATAATGAACCTAATGGAATGCAGACCACGAAAGTAGCCTAATCTAACAGCCTAAGTTGGAAAGGAGCAAGGGGAAGCACGAAAGGGTTAATCACCAGTAACCATCGTTTGCACACTTCGTGATGAATAAAGAGTGAAATAAGGCTGAAACACTCTCACCAAAAGGTAAGTGGGTAGAACTAGAGTTGATGATTCTCTAGTTCGACGAAATATAATCCCGCCGGAGTAGAGATGGAACCCGACCCGTGACGAATCTCAAACACATAGAACTGCGGAAAGCCCTATAGGTTCTCAGTACAGGTCGAAGTCTGAGTAAGCCAACCGTAAGGAAAGCAGAATACTTAGAGGGTAAAGGATGCCAGAAAAAGCGAATGCTGTGGGTAATGCCACAGATAGGAGTTCAAGATTTGCTCCAACTGAAAGGAAGCCAAATTCTGGCAGGTGTTTAACGATAAACCAACGTAAGGAAATCAAACTTCTGTGAAAGATAGATTCGGTAACGAAATCGGAACAGACGCATTACCTGAGAAATGGGCAGACCTTAATTGGAAAGCTGCTACAAAGGTGGTGAGAAATCTCAGACAGAGAATTTATCGTGCGACTCAGAGGAATGAGTGGAATAAGGTCAGGAGCCTTACTTCACTCATGTTAAAAAGTAAGTCCAACCTGCTACTTGCAGTTAGACGGGTCACTCAAACTAACCAAGGGAAGAAAACAGCAGGCGTGGATAACCAACTTGCTCTCAACCCTCAGATGAGAATCCAACTAATACACGAAATCCTGAAGCTGAACCCTTGGAAAGCAAAACCTGCTAAAAGGATATACATTCCAAAAGCAAATGGTAAAAAGCGTCCTTTGGGGATACCAACTCTCAAAGATAGAGTGATGCAAGCAGTGGTCAAAAACGCACTGGAGCCGAGTTGGGAAGCTAGATTTGAAGCCAACAGCTATGGCTTTCGACCAGGGCGAAGCTGTCACGATGCGATAGAACAAGTTCATACCCGATTACGAAAAGGAGGCGATGAATGGGTTCTAGACGCAGATATTAAAGGAGCATTTGACCACATCAGCCACGAATACATACTCAATGCTCTCGGAGAAATTCCTAGCAAAGAGCTAATTAAACAGTGGCTAAAAGCAGGTTACGTGGAGGCTAACAAGTTTAACCCAACAGAAACAGGCACTCCCCAAGGCGGCATCATTAGCCCACTTCTGGCTAACATCGCCCTAGACGGACTGGAAGGAGAAGTATTATCCAACCACCAGAAAGTCAAACAGAGCAAGAGTGGGGAATACAAAGGCAAAACCTACTACACAAACAGGTATTATCCTAGATTTGGGTACATCAGATATGCCGATGATTTCCTTGTCACAGCCGAAACAAAGGAAGACTTGGAAGCCGTTCTGCCTGAAATCAAGGAATGGCTGAAAAAGCGAGGACTAGAACTGAACGAAGAAAAAACCAACATCGTCAATAAGCGAAATGGGTTCAACTTCCTCGGTTTTACAATCCGAAGCTACTCAGATGGAACCACGCTCTGCAAACCTCAAAAGGATAAGATGATTGCCAAACTCAGAGAAATTAGAGGATGGCTCAAAAGACACAAAACGGTAAAACCGGAAGAAGTCATCAAACATCTAAACCCTATACTAAGAGGATGGGCGAACTATTACAGGCACTGCTCCAGCAAGGAAATCTTCGCTACATTCAACCATAGAATTGTACAAATGCTATGGCAATGGTGTAAAAGACGACACCACCAGAAACATCTCAAAAGGGTCAAGAACAAATACTTTACCGTACTGGGAAATGACCACTGGACATTCTTTGCCGACACTAAGGATAGAACAGGAAAAAGAAAGAGACTTTATCTCAAAGATGTAAGTGACATCCCAATCCTGAGACATACAAAGGTTGAAGGCGCAGCTAGTCCAGATGACTCAACCAAAGTAGATTACTGGAAGAAACGCCAATCAAAACTGGGTAGTAGCGTATGGGCTAAAGGCTCGAAGCTCTACAAAGTGGCTCAATTCCAGCACTGGAGATGCACTGAATGCGGAGACTACCTGCTAAACGGAGAACAAATCCACACTCACCACATAACTGAAGTGACAAAGGGAGGCACAGATGAAATCGACAATCTTATACACCTTCACCAAATTTGTCACAGGAAAGTTCATGGTACTAAATAACCTCGGAGTCCAAGAATGCCAGAGCCGGATGATGCGAAAGTGTCACGTCCGGTTCGTTGG of Oscillatoria nigro-viridis PCC 7112 contains these proteins:
- a CDS encoding RRXRR domain-containing protein — encoded protein: MEDFVSNFVFLLDIHKRPLNPIRPGLARKLLTTGKAAVFKRYPFTLIARRS
- the ltrA gene encoding group II intron reverse transcriptase/maturase, which produces MKDRFGNEIGTDALPEKWADLNWKAATKVVRNLRQRIYRATQRNEWNKVRSLTSLMLKSKSNLLLAVRRVTQTNQGKKTAGVDNQLALNPQMRIQLIHEILKLNPWKAKPAKRIYIPKANGKKRPLGIPTLKDRVMQAVVKNALEPSWEARFEANSYGFRPGRSCHDAIEQVHTRLRKGGDEWVLDADIKGAFDHISHEYILNALGEIPSKELIKQWLKAGYVEANKFNPTETGTPQGGIISPLLANIALDGLEGEVLSNHQKVKQSKSGEYKGKTYYTNRYYPRFGYIRYADDFLVTAETKEDLEAVLPEIKEWLKKRGLELNEEKTNIVNKRNGFNFLGFTIRSYSDGTTLCKPQKDKMIAKLREIRGWLKRHKTVKPEEVIKHLNPILRGWANYYRHCSSKEIFATFNHRIVQMLWQWCKRRHHQKHLKRVKNKYFTVLGNDHWTFFADTKDRTGKRKRLYLKDVSDIPILRHTKVEGAASPDDSTKVDYWKKRQSKLGSSVWAKGSKLYKVAQFQHWRCTECGDYLLNGEQIHTHHITEVTKGGTDEIDNLIHLHQICHRKVHGTK